Proteins encoded in a region of the Deltaproteobacteria bacterium genome:
- the rapZ gene encoding RNase adapter RapZ, protein MRDLRVVLITGLSGSGKTTAIKALEDMGFYCVDNLPIVLFPKFLELCRQSVRGISKVGLVIDIRGEEFMAGAGEVIGELKRKKLGVEVVFLEASDEILVRRYRETRRHHPLAVGVSVREGIRMERERLMVLRNMSDKVIDTSGLNVHQLKETITRFFLMGHPLGKMAITLMSFGYSFGIPYDADIILDVRFLANPFFVDHLKDLTGEEGEVRRYVLGWPETREFITRVRDLIEYLVPLFEKEGKAYLTIAIGCTGGRHRSVVVVNELGAILGKALAREGPLLVIRHRDLEKG, encoded by the coding sequence GTGAGAGATCTCAGAGTCGTCCTCATCACGGGTCTTTCAGGCTCGGGAAAAACCACCGCCATCAAGGCACTGGAGGACATGGGGTTTTACTGTGTAGACAATCTCCCCATCGTGCTTTTCCCGAAGTTTCTGGAACTCTGCCGGCAATCGGTACGGGGAATCTCCAAAGTGGGCCTGGTGATCGATATCCGTGGCGAGGAGTTCATGGCAGGTGCCGGGGAGGTCATCGGAGAACTGAAACGCAAGAAGCTGGGGGTGGAAGTCGTTTTCCTGGAGGCGAGTGATGAAATCCTGGTGAGAAGATACAGAGAGACCCGGCGTCACCACCCCCTTGCCGTGGGTGTCTCCGTTCGGGAAGGTATTCGGATGGAACGGGAGCGGCTCATGGTTCTCAGGAACATGTCGGACAAGGTGATCGACACCTCGGGTCTAAACGTCCACCAGCTCAAGGAGACGATTACGCGGTTTTTTCTCATGGGACATCCTCTGGGGAAGATGGCCATTACTCTAATGTCGTTCGGTTACAGCTTCGGAATACCCTATGACGCTGATATCATTCTAGATGTGAGGTTCCTGGCAAATCCGTTCTTTGTAGACCACCTGAAAGACCTGACAGGTGAGGAAGGGGAGGTTCGCAGGTACGTTTTGGGGTGGCCCGAGACAAGGGAGTTTATCACAAGGGTTCGTGATCTCATCGAATATCTCGTTCCCCTTTTTGAAAAGGAAGGGAAGGCCTACCTTACCATTGCCATTGGTTGTACCGGGGGCAGGCATCGCTCGGTCGTAGTGGTGAACGAACTGGGAGCTATCCTCGGCAAGGCTCTGGCGAGGGAGGGTCCCCTGCTGGTGATACGACACCGGGATCTGGAAAAAGGCTAG